In Halorhabdus tiamatea SARL4B, a genomic segment contains:
- a CDS encoding alkaline phosphatase family protein gives MFDEDWDTLVVLDACRYDMFESASQLEGTLSSRISKGSSTVEWLQANFDGRDLRDTVYVTANPQLEENRDRWDIQLHEMINVWLDEGWDDETGTVRAETMTEAALEAAEKFPHKRLVVHYMQPHYPFVLAETDFDKEHLQQIDGKGDGPSKENVWNQKFKRELDVSGEELWSIYTDNLEYVLEHVEELLDNISGKSVVTADHGNYVGERASPIPIREWGHPRGLYDDPVVRVPWFVYLSGDRREITKESRSSDMDKIQASVVSNRLESLGYVE, from the coding sequence GTGTTTGACGAAGACTGGGATACCCTCGTCGTTCTCGACGCCTGTCGGTACGATATGTTCGAATCGGCTAGCCAACTCGAAGGGACTCTCTCCTCTCGTATCTCGAAAGGCTCCTCAACCGTAGAATGGCTGCAGGCCAACTTCGACGGACGAGATCTCCGCGATACGGTCTACGTGACGGCCAACCCCCAACTCGAAGAGAACCGCGATCGATGGGACATCCAGCTCCACGAGATGATCAACGTTTGGCTCGACGAGGGTTGGGACGACGAAACGGGCACTGTCCGTGCCGAAACGATGACCGAAGCCGCACTGGAAGCGGCTGAGAAGTTCCCACACAAGCGCCTCGTCGTCCATTATATGCAACCACATTACCCATTTGTCCTTGCAGAGACGGACTTCGACAAGGAGCATCTTCAGCAGATCGACGGCAAGGGCGACGGGCCATCCAAGGAAAACGTGTGGAATCAGAAGTTTAAACGCGAACTCGATGTCTCAGGTGAAGAACTCTGGTCAATATACACGGATAATCTCGAATACGTGCTTGAACACGTTGAAGAATTGCTTGACAACATTTCAGGGAAGTCCGTCGTTACGGCGGATCATGGGAACTACGTTGGAGAACGGGCATCGCCGATTCCGATCCGAGAGTGGGGTCATCCACGCGGGCTGTACGATGATCCTGTTGTTCGTGTACCGTGGTTTGTGTATCTGAGTGGAGATCGACGAGAAATCACTAAGGAATCCAGAAGTTCTGATATGGACAAGATTCAAGCCTCTGTTGTCTCAAACAGGCTAGAAAGCCTTGGCTATGTTGAATAA
- a CDS encoding glycosyltransferase family 2 protein yields the protein MPTVSIVIPTYNRASVLPRAVRSVLDQTFDDCEVIIVDDGSTDETPEIVDSFSEDRIRYLRFSENQGANAARNAGVEVAKGDYIAFLDADDEWRPAKLERQVEVFEQAPKSVGLVYTGIVHNDSNGNITGRSIPEHSGDVLARLMRGNFIGTFSSVMVRSQVMNDISLNEELPSWQDWYFYLDVAEEWSVESVSKPLVVKYFDIDNRISKNYKEKREISYPILYEKLVELNSEVGVIKGRQTLASLDFRIGYNALTNGYYSQARISLVRSLIKYPIQTRGWLYFVAALGGRFTYEPLRNLKRHLSL from the coding sequence ATGCCCACAGTAAGTATTGTCATTCCCACTTACAACCGTGCCTCTGTGTTACCACGGGCAGTAAGGAGTGTCCTTGACCAGACGTTCGACGACTGCGAGGTGATCATTGTTGATGATGGATCAACTGACGAGACCCCCGAGATTGTTGATTCTTTCTCTGAGGACCGAATTCGTTATCTCCGATTCTCAGAGAACCAGGGAGCAAACGCTGCTCGGAATGCTGGTGTCGAAGTCGCAAAGGGGGATTATATCGCTTTTCTAGATGCAGACGACGAATGGCGTCCGGCAAAACTCGAACGTCAAGTTGAGGTATTTGAGCAGGCTCCTAAATCAGTCGGACTCGTTTACACGGGTATTGTCCATAATGATTCAAACGGCAACATCACTGGACGCTCTATTCCTGAACACAGCGGCGACGTGTTGGCACGTTTGATGAGGGGGAACTTCATTGGAACGTTCTCATCAGTAATGGTTCGTTCACAGGTAATGAATGATATCTCATTGAACGAAGAATTACCTAGTTGGCAAGACTGGTATTTCTATCTTGACGTGGCCGAAGAGTGGTCTGTGGAGTCAGTTTCGAAACCACTCGTAGTGAAGTACTTTGATATCGACAATCGCATTAGCAAAAATTATAAAGAAAAGCGAGAGATCTCATATCCGATACTATATGAGAAATTAGTCGAACTCAATTCTGAAGTTGGAGTGATAAAAGGTAGACAAACTCTGGCATCTTTAGATTTCCGGATCGGATATAATGCACTAACGAATGGCTATTATTCTCAGGCAAGGATTTCACTTGTACGCTCGCTCATCAAATACCCGATACAGACTCGCGGATGGCTCTATTTTGTTGCAGCGCTCGGTGGCAGGTTTACATACGAACCTCTCCGGAATCTTAAGCGCCATCTTTCACTGTAG